A genomic stretch from Fusobacterium simiae includes:
- a CDS encoding MATE family efflux transporter: MLDKSSFRKTVFAFLLPMAMQNLINVAIASTDVIMLGRYNEITLSASSLASQIQFILILLFFGIGSGATVLTAQYWGKKDTKSIEKIIAISIKTAFTLSLFFFVFAFFFSRNAMKLFTNDENTILEGIKYLKIVSFSYLTTSISIVYLVVMRSVERVVISTVTYATSFISNFIINYLLIFGNLGFPEMGIKGAAIGTLVARLIELGIIFYYNSKNHYFVSIKWKYIKSLDPILKKDFIKYSSPTMMNELLWAGGTATGVAILGRLGNSIVAANSITSVVRQLAMVFSFGLANTAAIMVGKEIGKKDFHTAEIYSKKLLLYSFLSSLLGVVLLLIAKPFIIRNFALNTEVKDLLNFTLNILFYYIPLQSISAVLIVGVFRAGGDTKFALFSDTIPLWCGSVLLSAFAAFYLGFPTKFIYLLVMSDEIIKAPLIIWRYRSKKWINNITRELN, translated from the coding sequence ATGTTAGATAAGTCATCTTTTAGAAAAACTGTATTTGCTTTCTTACTTCCTATGGCAATGCAAAATTTAATAAATGTTGCCATAGCAAGTACTGATGTCATTATGCTTGGAAGATATAACGAAATTACTTTATCAGCTTCTTCACTTGCAAGCCAGATACAATTTATTTTAATTTTATTATTCTTTGGTATTGGTTCTGGTGCAACTGTTTTAACTGCTCAATATTGGGGGAAAAAAGATACTAAGTCCATAGAAAAAATTATAGCTATCAGTATAAAAACAGCTTTTACTTTAAGTTTGTTTTTCTTTGTATTTGCTTTTTTCTTTTCAAGAAATGCTATGAAATTATTTACCAATGATGAAAATACAATTTTAGAAGGAATAAAATATTTAAAAATAGTCAGCTTTTCATATTTAACAACTTCGATTTCCATTGTCTATTTAGTTGTTATGAGAAGTGTTGAAAGAGTTGTTATATCAACAGTTACTTATGCAACTTCATTTATTAGTAATTTTATTATAAATTATCTTTTGATTTTTGGAAATTTGGGCTTTCCTGAAATGGGAATAAAAGGAGCTGCAATAGGTACTCTTGTTGCAAGACTTATTGAATTAGGAATAATTTTTTATTATAACTCTAAAAATCATTATTTTGTTTCTATAAAATGGAAATATATAAAAAGTTTAGACCCTATTTTAAAAAAGGATTTTATAAAATATTCATCTCCTACTATGATGAATGAGCTTTTATGGGCTGGTGGAACAGCAACAGGTGTTGCTATTTTAGGTAGATTAGGAAACTCCATTGTTGCAGCTAATTCTATTACTTCTGTTGTTAGACAGTTGGCTATGGTTTTTTCCTTTGGACTTGCTAATACAGCTGCAATTATGGTTGGAAAAGAAATAGGTAAAAAAGATTTTCATACAGCAGAAATTTATTCTAAAAAACTTTTGTTATACTCTTTTCTTTCAAGTTTATTAGGTGTTGTCTTACTTTTAATTGCAAAACCATTTATCATAAGAAATTTTGCTTTAAATACGGAAGTGAAAGATTTATTAAACTTCACTTTAAATATTTTATTTTATTACATACCTTTACAAAGTATTTCAGCAGTTTTAATTGTTGGAGTTTTTAGAGCAGGTGGAGATACAAAATTTGCATTATTTTCTGATACTATCCCTCTTTGGTGTGGTTCGGTTTTACTTTCAGCTTTTGCAGCTTTTTATTTAGGTTTTCCTACAAAATTTATCTATCTTCTTGTAATGTCAGATGAAATTATAAAAGCCCCTCTTATTATTTGGAGATATAGAAGTAAAAAATGGATTAATAATATAACAAGAGAGTTAAATTAA
- a CDS encoding cob(I)yrinic acid a,c-diamide adenosyltransferase, with amino-acid sequence MQKGYVQIYTGNGKGKTTAALGLITRAAGNNFKIFFCQFLKGRDYGELNTLKKFETVTHERYGRGVFIKSKEFVTDEDKKLMREGYESLKKALLSGEYDIVIADEILGTLRYDLISVDEIKFLIENKPETTELVLTGRNAPDELIEIADLVTEMKEIKHYFQKGVMARKGIEK; translated from the coding sequence ATGCAAAAAGGATATGTACAAATATACACTGGAAATGGTAAAGGAAAAACAACTGCTGCCTTAGGGCTTATCACAAGAGCAGCTGGAAATAATTTTAAAATTTTTTTCTGTCAATTTTTAAAAGGTAGGGATTATGGAGAGCTTAATACATTAAAAAAATTTGAAACTGTTACTCATGAAAGATATGGTAGAGGAGTTTTTATTAAAAGTAAAGAATTTGTAACAGATGAAGATAAAAAACTTATGAGAGAGGGCTATGAAAGTTTAAAAAAGGCTCTTTTAAGTGGAGAATATGATATAGTTATAGCAGATGAAATTTTAGGTACATTGAGATATGATTTAATAAGTGTTGATGAAATAAAATTTCTAATTGAAAATAAACCTGAAACAACTGAACTTGTTTTAACAGGAAGAAATGCCCCAGATGAACTTATTGAAATAGCAGATCTAGTTACTGAAATGAAAGAAATTAAACACTATTTTCAAAAAGGTGTTATGGCAAGAAAAGGTATAGAAAAATAG
- a CDS encoding NUDIX hydrolase: MITTLCYLEKDNKYLMLHRTKKENDINKNKWLGVGGKLEKNESPEQCLFREVKEETGLTLIDYIHRGIVIFNFNDDESLYMYLYTSKNFSGKVQECSEGDLKWIDKSKVFNLNLWEGDKIFLDLLNKDTPFFYLTLNYKNDNLISSDLKFKEDNFACFEVFVPENYVKDIIKVLSRYDLLKEGNYTDVYALIDVEGHWTTLEGARAFIGEVGKESIEKEKLMKFRVKKEFADLTYYLIKKAHPYEVPVINIF, from the coding sequence ATGATTACAACTTTATGTTATTTAGAAAAAGATAATAAATATCTTATGTTACATAGAACTAAAAAAGAAAATGATATAAATAAAAACAAATGGTTAGGTGTTGGAGGGAAACTAGAAAAAAATGAAAGTCCTGAACAATGTCTATTTAGAGAAGTTAAAGAAGAAACAGGTTTAACTTTGATTGATTATATTCATAGAGGAATAGTAATTTTTAATTTCAATGACGATGAGTCACTTTATATGTATCTTTATACCTCAAAAAATTTTTCTGGTAAAGTTCAAGAATGTTCTGAAGGAGATTTAAAATGGATAGATAAATCTAAAGTTTTTAACCTTAACCTTTGGGAAGGAGATAAAATATTTTTAGATTTATTAAATAAAGATACCCCTTTCTTTTATCTAACATTAAATTATAAGAATGACAATTTAATTTCCTCTGATTTAAAATTTAAAGAAGATAATTTTGCTTGTTTTGAAGTTTTTGTCCCTGAAAATTATGTTAAAGATATTATTAAAGTCCTATCAAGATATGATTTATTAAAAGAAGGAAATTATACTGATGTTTACGCCTTAATAGATGTTGAAGGGCATTGGACAACTCTTGAAGGTGCTAGAGCATTTATAGGAGAAGTTGGAAAAGAAAGTATTGAGAAAGAAAAATTAATGAAGTTTAGAGTAAAAAAAGAGTTTGCTGATTTAACTTATTATTTAATTAAAAAAGCACATCCTTATGAAGTGCCAGTCATCAATATTTTTTAA